In the genome of Bradyrhizobium arachidis, one region contains:
- a CDS encoding quinone-dependent dihydroorotate dehydrogenase: MIRAFDAFSLPVLRWLDPEDAHRLAIQGLRFLPPVKPRPDDAKLAVRAFGLNFPNPVGMAAGFDKSAEVPDALLRLGFGFVEIGSVTPKPQAGNPRPRLFRLERDEAVINRMGFNNDGAEAALRRLAARAQHGGIVGVNVGANKDSPDRVGDYVKLIETFAPVASYFTVNVSSPNTPGLRNLQEGALLDDLLARVIDARERVRQKAGDTPVLLKIAPDLSLAQLDDVVQVARSRKVDGMIVSNTTIARPSTLREEMRAREQGGLSGRPLFRLSTRMVAETYVRVEGAFPLVGVGGVDSGGAALTKIRAGASLIQLYSSLVYKGLGLVDEIKRDLTSTLLRTGRDSLSEIVGADAATLTAEDWPGM, from the coding sequence GTGATCCGCGCCTTCGACGCTTTCTCGCTGCCGGTGCTGCGCTGGCTCGATCCGGAGGATGCGCATCGCCTGGCGATCCAGGGCCTGCGCTTCCTGCCGCCGGTCAAGCCGCGCCCTGACGATGCCAAGCTCGCGGTGCGCGCCTTCGGCCTCAACTTTCCCAATCCGGTCGGCATGGCCGCAGGCTTCGACAAGAGCGCCGAGGTGCCCGACGCCTTGCTGCGGCTCGGCTTCGGCTTCGTCGAGATCGGCTCGGTCACGCCGAAGCCGCAGGCAGGTAACCCGCGACCGCGGCTGTTCCGGCTCGAGCGCGACGAGGCCGTGATCAACCGCATGGGTTTCAACAATGACGGCGCAGAGGCAGCTCTGCGCCGGCTCGCCGCGCGCGCGCAGCATGGCGGCATCGTCGGCGTCAATGTCGGCGCCAACAAGGATTCGCCTGACCGCGTCGGCGATTACGTCAAGCTGATCGAGACCTTCGCGCCGGTGGCGAGCTACTTCACCGTCAACGTCTCCTCGCCGAACACGCCGGGCCTGCGCAATCTTCAGGAAGGCGCGCTGCTCGACGATCTGCTCGCGCGGGTGATCGACGCCCGCGAGCGGGTGCGCCAGAAGGCCGGCGATACGCCGGTTCTGCTCAAGATCGCGCCGGATCTCAGCCTCGCCCAACTCGACGACGTCGTGCAGGTCGCGCGCTCGCGCAAGGTCGACGGCATGATCGTGTCGAACACGACCATCGCGCGGCCGAGCACGCTGCGCGAGGAGATGCGCGCCAGGGAGCAGGGCGGCCTGTCCGGCCGGCCGCTGTTCCGCCTGTCGACGCGCATGGTCGCGGAGACCTATGTGCGGGTCGAGGGCGCATTTCCTCTCGTCGGCGTCGGCGGTGTCGACTCCGGCGGCGCCGCGCTGACGAAGATCCGCGCCGGCGCGAGCCTGATTCAGCTCTATTCCTCGCTGGTCTACAAGGGCCTCGGCCTCGTCGACGAGATCAAGCGCGACCTTACCTCGACGCTGCTGCGCACGGGACGGGATTCGCTGTCGGAGATCGTCGGCGCCGATGCTGCGACGCTCACGGCGGAAGACTGGCCGGGGATGTAA
- a CDS encoding MATE family efflux transporter, whose translation MHAPVPLKIGSRQVFAIAGPAMVANLTTPLIGVVSTTAIGRLDDAALLGGVAMASVIFDCLFWLFGFLRMSTLAFTAQALGAGETREQTVILVRGFIVAGLIGAALIALQLPLAAVLFDLMGGSAGVTHAAKTYFMIRIWSSPFAFANYVILGWLVGQARANPALALQVVINLINMAATILLVLVYDTGIAGAAIAALLSEGVGFALGIVVCRRYAHGGFAVPRATLFDRAKLMRMLAVNSDILVRTAALITVFLFFTAKGARAGDVTLAANSVLNNFLLVSAFFLDGLANAAQQLCGRTFGARDAKGFADSTRLVLSWGLGFAMVVAVVFALFGQNIINFMTASEDVRRAARDFLPFIVLAPIPGVFAFGFDGIYVGATWAREMRNLMLASLGIFLGTWLALQSLGNAGLWCALIAFYIARGGLQGARYPALYRATFSSPSPRLRGRDEQSSL comes from the coding sequence ATGCACGCGCCCGTCCCCCTCAAGATCGGCAGCCGCCAGGTGTTCGCCATCGCCGGTCCCGCGATGGTCGCGAACCTGACGACGCCGCTGATCGGCGTGGTCTCGACCACGGCGATCGGGCGGCTCGACGATGCCGCCCTGCTCGGCGGCGTCGCGATGGCCTCCGTGATCTTCGACTGCCTGTTCTGGCTGTTCGGCTTCCTGCGCATGAGCACGCTCGCCTTCACCGCGCAGGCGCTCGGCGCGGGCGAAACGCGCGAGCAGACCGTGATCCTGGTGCGCGGCTTCATCGTCGCAGGGCTGATCGGTGCGGCACTGATCGCGCTGCAATTGCCGCTGGCCGCCGTGCTGTTCGACCTGATGGGCGGCAGCGCGGGCGTCACGCACGCGGCAAAAACCTATTTCATGATTCGGATCTGGTCCTCGCCGTTCGCCTTCGCCAACTACGTCATCCTCGGCTGGCTGGTCGGGCAGGCCCGCGCCAATCCGGCGCTCGCGCTCCAGGTCGTCATCAACCTCATCAATATGGCGGCGACGATCCTGCTGGTGCTCGTCTACGACACCGGCATCGCCGGTGCGGCGATCGCCGCGCTGCTGTCGGAGGGCGTCGGTTTCGCGCTCGGCATCGTCGTTTGCCGGCGCTATGCGCATGGCGGCTTTGCCGTTCCCCGCGCGACGCTGTTCGACCGCGCCAAGCTGATGCGGATGCTGGCGGTGAATTCCGATATCCTGGTCCGCACCGCGGCGCTGATCACCGTGTTCCTGTTCTTCACCGCCAAGGGCGCGCGCGCCGGCGACGTCACGCTGGCGGCGAATTCCGTGCTCAACAATTTCCTGCTGGTCAGCGCCTTCTTCCTCGATGGCCTTGCCAATGCGGCCCAGCAGCTCTGCGGCCGCACCTTCGGTGCGCGCGACGCAAAGGGTTTTGCGGATTCGACCCGGCTGGTGCTCTCGTGGGGCCTCGGCTTTGCGATGGTCGTCGCGGTGGTATTCGCACTGTTCGGCCAGAACATCATCAACTTCATGACCGCGAGCGAGGACGTTCGCCGCGCCGCGCGCGATTTTCTGCCGTTCATTGTGCTCGCACCGATCCCCGGCGTGTTCGCCTTCGGCTTTGACGGCATCTATGTCGGCGCGACCTGGGCGCGCGAGATGCGCAACCTGATGCTGGCTTCGCTCGGGATCTTCCTCGGCACCTGGCTGGCGCTGCAATCTCTAGGCAACGCCGGGCTGTGGTGCGCGCTGATCGCGTTCTACATCGCGCGCGGCGGCTTGCAGGGCGCAAGGTATCCGGCGCTGTACAGGGCGACGTTTTCTTCCCCTTCTCCCCGCTTGCGGGGGCGAGACGAGCAGAGCTCGCTCTGA
- a CDS encoding MBL fold metallo-hydrolase, which yields MQLRFVGCGDAFGSSGRLNTCFHISGRTANFLIDCGASALPALKRLKIDRNEIDLILITHFHGDHFAGLPFFLLDAQFSRRTRPLTIAGPEGIEARLAQVMEALFEHSSKTKQRFELNIVALAPEQSRSFGAVTVTPYPVVHGESGGPFLAYRVEAEGRTLAYSADTEWTGALIPLAHGADLFIAEAYMYEKVVKNHLSLKTLEQHLPAIGAKRLVLTHMSDDVLSRLGDIEHLAAEDGMVLVL from the coding sequence ATGCAACTGCGTTTCGTCGGCTGCGGTGACGCCTTCGGTTCCAGCGGCAGGCTCAACACCTGCTTCCATATCTCGGGTCGCACGGCGAACTTCCTGATTGATTGCGGCGCGTCGGCTCTGCCGGCACTGAAGCGGCTCAAGATCGACCGTAACGAGATCGATCTCATCCTCATCACGCATTTCCACGGCGACCATTTCGCCGGCCTGCCGTTCTTTCTGCTCGACGCACAATTCTCGCGGCGGACGAGGCCGCTGACGATCGCGGGGCCTGAGGGTATCGAGGCACGGCTGGCGCAGGTGATGGAGGCACTGTTCGAGCATTCCTCGAAGACAAAACAGCGCTTCGAGCTCAACATCGTCGCGCTCGCACCGGAGCAAAGCCGAAGCTTTGGCGCGGTGACGGTGACGCCCTACCCCGTCGTGCACGGCGAATCCGGCGGTCCCTTCCTCGCCTACCGCGTCGAGGCCGAGGGCCGCACGCTCGCCTACAGCGCGGACACCGAATGGACGGGGGCGCTCATTCCGCTGGCGCATGGCGCGGACCTTTTCATTGCCGAGGCCTATATGTACGAGAAGGTGGTCAAGAACCATCTCAGCCTGAAGACCTTGGAACAGCACCTCCCCGCCATCGGCGCAAAACGCCTCGTCCTCACCCATATGAGCGACGACGTGCTGTCGCGCCTGGGCGACATCGAGCACCTCGCCGCTGAAGACGGCATGGTGCTCGTGCTCTGA
- a CDS encoding DUF6460 domain-containing protein yields MVQDVRDLPAGRSDGLHRFLGGSPLAVAFRLVLLSILVGVVLAAIGFDPWNIIYSIRLLFQRLWDLGFDAVNWLWRYFLLGAVIVIPIWLLSRIFGAPRR; encoded by the coding sequence ATGGTCCAAGACGTCAGAGATTTGCCGGCCGGCCGCAGCGACGGCCTGCACCGCTTTCTCGGCGGCTCGCCGCTGGCGGTCGCGTTTCGGCTGGTCCTGCTCTCGATCCTGGTCGGCGTCGTGCTCGCTGCAATCGGCTTCGATCCCTGGAATATCATCTACAGCATTCGCTTGCTGTTCCAGCGGCTCTGGGATCTCGGCTTCGATGCGGTGAACTGGCTGTGGCGCTACTTCCTGCTCGGCGCGGTCATCGTGATCCCGATCTGGCTGCTCTCGCGCATCTTCGGCGCGCCGCGCCGCTAA
- a CDS encoding ATP-dependent DNA ligase, giving the protein MNRFAELLDRLAYEPGRNNKLRLITGYFREVGDPDRGFALAALTGALSFKHAKPALIRDLIASRTDEVLFGLSYDYVGDLSETVALMWPRRVLGHGESFPGHPSPPPSPARGEGAQLRARQLLNATTDSESSRDGRTALTVPSPLAGEGQGEGYRGRDASDALHPSNHNNPPPPTLTEVVTTLRTLGKTELPKQLERWLDELDETGRWALLKLVTGALRIGISARLAKTAAAALGDKDPHEVELIWPGLAPPYLDLFAWLEGRADKPVNRDPAPFRPVMLAHAIEDADFQSLDPADYIAEWKWDGIRVQAVAGRDDRGHITARLYSRTGEDITGSFPDLVPSLRLPGAIDGELLILREGRVQSFNVLQQRLNRKVVSPKLIKEFPIHLRAYDLLGDDENDLRELPFAERRERLETFISKLDDPRIDLSPTVPFASWEALTAARADPASAGAGEDADAVEGVMLKRRDAPYLPGRPKGQWWKWKRDPHIIDAVLMYAQRGHGKRSSYYSDYTFGVWTEGESGDELVPVGKAYFGFTDEELLQIDRFVRRNTTEKFGPVRHVVHEADKGLVLEVAFEGLQRSPRHKSGVAMRFPRISRLRWDKPPREADRLETLERMLKAEAAEIEA; this is encoded by the coding sequence ATGAACCGCTTCGCCGAGCTTCTCGACCGCCTCGCCTACGAGCCCGGCCGCAACAACAAGCTGCGGCTGATCACCGGCTATTTTCGCGAGGTCGGCGATCCCGACCGCGGCTTTGCACTGGCCGCACTCACCGGCGCGCTGAGCTTCAAGCATGCCAAGCCAGCGCTGATCCGCGACCTCATCGCCTCGCGGACAGATGAGGTGCTGTTCGGGTTGAGTTACGACTATGTCGGCGACCTCTCGGAGACAGTCGCGCTGATGTGGCCTCGGCGAGTGCTTGGTCATGGCGAGTCTTTTCCGGGCCACCCCTCTCCCCCGCCCTCCCCCGCAAGGGGGGAGGGAGCGCAGTTGCGTGCGCGGCAGCTATTGAACGCGACGACTGACAGTGAATCATCGCGTGATGGACGCACCGCTCTCACCGTTCCCTCCCCCCTTGCGGGGGAGGGTCAGGGAGAGGGGTACCGCGGGCGAGATGCCAGCGATGCGCTTCACCCAAGCAACCACAACAACCCTCCCCCACCGACGCTGACCGAAGTCGTCACCACGCTCCGCACACTCGGCAAGACCGAGCTGCCAAAGCAGCTCGAACGCTGGCTCGACGAGCTGGATGAAACCGGCCGCTGGGCGCTCTTGAAGCTCGTCACCGGCGCGCTGCGCATCGGCATCTCCGCGCGGCTGGCGAAGACTGCCGCCGCAGCGCTCGGCGACAAGGACCCGCATGAGGTCGAATTGATCTGGCCAGGCCTTGCGCCGCCCTATCTCGACCTGTTCGCCTGGCTGGAAGGACGCGCCGACAAGCCGGTCAATCGCGATCCCGCACCGTTCCGGCCCGTGATGCTGGCGCACGCGATCGAGGACGCGGATTTCCAAAGTCTCGATCCCGCCGACTACATCGCCGAATGGAAATGGGACGGCATCCGCGTGCAGGCGGTGGCCGGCCGCGACGACCGCGGCCACATCACCGCGCGGCTCTATTCGCGCACTGGCGAGGACATCACGGGAAGCTTTCCCGATCTCGTGCCGTCGCTGCGGCTGCCCGGCGCGATCGACGGCGAGCTCTTGATCCTGCGCGAAGGCCGCGTGCAGAGTTTCAACGTCCTGCAGCAGCGACTCAACCGCAAGGTCGTCTCGCCAAAACTGATCAAGGAGTTTCCAATCCATTTGCGCGCCTACGATCTGCTCGGCGACGACGAGAACGATCTGCGCGAATTGCCCTTCGCGGAGCGGCGCGAACGGCTGGAGACGTTCATCAGCAAGCTCGACGATCCCCGCATCGATCTCTCGCCGACCGTTCCTTTTGCAAGCTGGGAGGCACTGACCGCCGCGCGCGCCGATCCCGCGAGCGCTGGCGCCGGCGAGGATGCGGACGCGGTCGAAGGCGTGATGCTGAAGCGGCGCGATGCGCCTTATCTGCCGGGACGGCCGAAGGGCCAGTGGTGGAAGTGGAAGCGCGATCCGCACATCATCGACGCCGTGCTGATGTATGCGCAGCGCGGCCACGGCAAGCGCTCATCCTATTACTCCGATTACACGTTTGGCGTCTGGACCGAAGGCGAGAGCGGCGACGAGCTGGTGCCGGTCGGCAAGGCCTATTTCGGCTTCACCGACGAGGAGCTCTTGCAGATCGACCGCTTCGTCCGCCGCAACACCACGGAAAAATTCGGCCCCGTGCGCCATGTCGTGCACGAGGCGGACAAGGGGCTGGTGCTGGAGGTCGCGTTCGAGGGGCTGCAGCGCTCACCGCGGCACAAATCCGGCGTCGCGATGCGCTTTCCCCGCATCAGCCGCCTGCGCTGGGACAAGCCGCCGCGTGAGGCGGACAGGCTGGAAACGCTGGAGAGGATGTTGAAGGCGGAGGCGGCGGAGATTGAGGCGTGA
- a CDS encoding ligase-associated DNA damage response exonuclease → MRPQDILLPAAAGLCCKPGGFHIDPVRPVERAVITHGHSDHARAGHGAVLATQETLDMMRLRYGENFAGSTQVIRYGEEIRLDDVKVKFHPAGHVLGSAQIAVTCKDTCIVASGDYKDAPDPTCTPFELVPCDVFITEATFGLPVFRHGNAADEVKKLLASVALFPERAHLVGAYSLGKAQRVIALLRQAGFDAPIYLHGAMEKITEYYQSRGIDLGELRPVKGVKKAALAGTITLAPPSATSDIWTRRFPDPVTAFASGWMRVRARARQGGVELPLVISDHADWDGLTATITATGAGEIWVTHGQEDALVHWCKTQGLRARPLDLVGYGDEEESETPTADEAEA, encoded by the coding sequence ATGCGTCCGCAAGACATCCTGCTGCCAGCTGCTGCCGGCCTGTGCTGCAAGCCCGGCGGCTTCCACATCGATCCTGTCCGTCCGGTCGAGCGGGCCGTGATCACCCACGGCCATTCCGACCATGCCCGCGCCGGCCATGGCGCCGTGCTGGCGACGCAGGAAACGCTGGATATGATGCGGCTACGCTATGGCGAGAATTTCGCCGGCTCGACGCAAGTCATCCGCTATGGCGAGGAGATCAGGCTGGACGACGTCAAGGTCAAGTTTCACCCGGCCGGCCATGTGCTGGGCTCGGCGCAGATCGCGGTGACCTGCAAGGACACCTGCATCGTCGCCTCCGGCGACTACAAGGACGCGCCCGACCCGACCTGCACGCCGTTCGAGCTCGTGCCTTGCGACGTTTTCATCACCGAGGCGACGTTCGGCCTGCCGGTATTCCGGCACGGCAATGCGGCCGATGAGGTGAAGAAGCTGCTGGCCTCCGTCGCGCTGTTTCCGGAGCGGGCCCATCTCGTCGGCGCCTATTCGCTTGGCAAGGCGCAGCGCGTGATCGCGCTGCTGCGGCAGGCCGGCTTTGATGCGCCGATCTATCTGCATGGCGCGATGGAGAAGATCACCGAATATTATCAGAGCCGCGGCATCGACCTCGGCGAGCTCAGGCCGGTGAAGGGCGTGAAGAAGGCAGCGCTCGCCGGCACCATCACGCTGGCGCCGCCCTCGGCCACGTCGGATATCTGGACGCGGCGCTTCCCCGACCCTGTCACCGCCTTCGCCTCGGGCTGGATGCGCGTGCGCGCCCGGGCGCGGCAGGGTGGCGTCGAATTGCCGCTGGTGATCTCCGACCACGCCGACTGGGACGGTCTCACCGCGACAATCACGGCGACCGGCGCAGGCGAGATCTGGGTCACCCACGGCCAGGAAGATGCGCTGGTGCATTGGTGCAAGACGCAAGGACTTCGCGCACGGCCGCTCGATCTCGTCGGCTATGGCGACGAGGAGGAGAGCGAGACGCCGACTGCCGATGAGGCCGAGGCATGA
- a CDS encoding class I SAM-dependent DNA methyltransferase, whose product MPLRLFLTSGDLMADRRFEFARDLQLKGDLPAAADLLEQAIELAPNFTSAWFTLGEIRQQLGERDKAIEAFRKARASDPEDQHGAGLHLMRLRDTGMAEMPKAYVQALFDQYAPRFEHALINDLGYRAPALIFKAVLAARVAAKKPAFFKRTIDLGCGTGLAAAAFAKQVDHFIGIDLSPGMIKEARATGLYAELEVADMIEGLRTKADASANLVVAADAFVYLSDLAAVLTEARRALVSGGVLAFTLETHDGSGIVLGEGLRYAHSAEYVRGAIAKAGLKLLTLEPASPRNENNEPVRGLVVVAEKT is encoded by the coding sequence ATGCCCCTCCGCCTTTTCCTGACCTCCGGCGATCTCATGGCCGACCGCCGTTTCGAGTTTGCGCGCGACCTCCAGCTCAAGGGCGACCTGCCCGCCGCCGCCGACCTGCTGGAGCAGGCGATCGAGCTTGCACCCAATTTCACCTCGGCCTGGTTCACGCTCGGCGAGATCCGCCAGCAGCTCGGCGAGCGTGACAAGGCGATCGAAGCCTTCCGCAAGGCGCGCGCCTCCGATCCGGAGGATCAGCACGGCGCCGGCCTGCATTTGATGCGGCTCCGCGACACTGGGATGGCGGAGATGCCGAAAGCCTATGTGCAGGCGCTGTTCGACCAGTACGCGCCGCGCTTCGAGCACGCGCTGATCAACGACCTCGGCTACCGCGCGCCTGCATTGATCTTCAAGGCGGTGCTGGCCGCGCGCGTCGCCGCGAAGAAGCCGGCCTTCTTCAAGCGCACCATCGATCTCGGTTGCGGCACTGGCCTAGCGGCCGCGGCCTTCGCCAAACAGGTCGACCATTTCATCGGCATCGATCTTTCGCCCGGCATGATCAAGGAGGCGCGCGCCACCGGGCTCTATGCCGAGCTCGAAGTCGCCGACATGATCGAAGGCCTGCGCACCAAGGCTGACGCGAGCGCGAACCTCGTCGTCGCCGCGGACGCGTTCGTCTATCTCTCCGATCTCGCGGCTGTTCTCACTGAAGCGAGGCGCGCGCTCGTATCCGGCGGCGTGCTCGCCTTCACGCTGGAGACGCATGACGGCAGCGGCATCGTGCTCGGCGAAGGTCTGCGCTATGCCCATTCGGCGGAATATGTCCGCGGCGCCATTGCGAAAGCCGGGCTCAAGCTTCTCACACTGGAGCCGGCCTCGCCGCGCAACGAGAACAACGAGCCGGTGCGCGGCCTCGTCGTCGTCGCCGAGAAAACTTGA